The Flavobacteriaceae bacterium 3519-10 genome includes a window with the following:
- a CDS encoding outer membrane lipoprotein (lipocalin), protein MLSAKINHMNTLTRTILPLSVGILGVLILNSCSAGIPKGATAVQNFNADKYLGKWYEIARLDFRFEKNLNNVTAEYSTKDNGHIKVDNQGYDYVKKEQKQSVGEARFRGSENVGELKVSFFKPIWAGYNVIDIDEDYRYALVAGDSLKNLWILSREKTVPEDIKQRFLQKAKSIGYNTADLVWVKHD, encoded by the coding sequence TTGCTAAGCGCAAAAATAAATCATATGAATACGCTTACAAGAACTATTCTGCCGCTTTCGGTAGGGATTTTAGGAGTGCTTATTTTAAATTCATGTTCGGCGGGCATCCCAAAAGGAGCTACCGCGGTGCAAAATTTCAACGCCGATAAATATCTCGGAAAATGGTATGAAATCGCGAGACTCGATTTCCGTTTTGAGAAAAACCTCAATAATGTTACCGCAGAATATTCCACCAAAGACAACGGCCATATCAAAGTAGATAATCAGGGTTACGATTACGTTAAAAAAGAGCAGAAACAAAGTGTGGGTGAAGCGCGTTTTCGGGGTTCTGAAAATGTTGGCGAGTTGAAAGTTTCCTTTTTTAAGCCAATTTGGGCCGGCTATAATGTAATTGACATTGATGAAGATTACAGATATGCTTTGGTAGCAGGCGACAGCCTCAAAAACCTTTGGATATTATCGCGCGAAAAAACAGTTCCGGAAGATATTAAACAGCGTTTTCTGCAGAAAGCAAAGAGCATCGGCTACAACACCGCAGATCTGGTGTGGGTAAAACATGATTAG